From the Gemmatimonadota bacterium genome, the window ACGGCCGGCCAGGATGCCGGCGGCGACCAGCGGGGCATGCAGTCGGCCGCCCTGCTCGTGGCAAGGAAAGGCGGAGGTTGTGGCGGCACCTCCGATTTCCTCGTGGACCTGCGGGTCGACGACCATGCCGAGCCCATCGAGGAATTGAAGCGCCTGTACCTGCTCCATGGAAGGCTCAGTCCATGAAGTCCGACATGCAGCGCGCCAAACTCGCACTGCTCACCGTGGTTCACTTCCTGGTGGACCTCTTCTCCTCCCTGCTGACGCCCATTCTTCCCGCGCTCGTTTCGCGACTGCAGCTTTCCCTCACGCAGGCCGGCCTCCTCGCCGGCCTTCCGGCCATGACCTCCTCCCTGGTCCAGCCACTGATGGGCATCCTCGGGGACCGGATGGAGAAACGCTATTTCATCATCCTCGGTCCGGTGTTCTGCGCCGTCTTCATGTCCGCCGTGGGACTGGCGCCCTCCTTTCTCGTCCTGCTGCTGTTCATCATCCTGGGCGGGTTCGGCACTGCCAGTTTCCACCCGCAGAGTGTTTCCATGGCCGGTGATGTCAGCGGATCGAGACGCGGATACGGCGTATCGCTTTTTATCGTCGGGGGAACTGCGGGGCTGGCTGCGAGTCCCTTCGTGGTGCCTCGCATCGTGGAGCGCTACGGTCTCGAAAGCCTGGTCTGGCTCGCCGTTCCCACGGTGATTGCCGTACTGGCCATGGCCCGGGTCATCCCCATCCGGAACGAGGACCGGCGGGTAACCCGGTTGGCTGATGTAGGCGCTTCGTTCCGGCCGAATCTGTGGCCCATGGTCAATCTCACGGTGGTGGGCATCATCCGGACCATCTCCGGGGTCGGGTTCGCCACTTTTTTCGTGTTGCTGCTCAAGGACCGTGGCCTTACCCTGCAGCAGGGGGGCGACCTGCTCTTCGTCTTCCAGGGCGGTGCGGTGATCGGCGGGTTCGTCGGCGGGTGGCTTTCGGACCGGTTGGGACGGAGTCGCGTGATCTGGTCCACGATACTGCTTTCCACCCCCTTCCTGTTCGCTTCGCTCTACGATACCGGTCCACTGCTCCCCGTCTGGCTGTTCCTGGGCGGCTTCATGAACATGGCGTCAAATTCCGTTTCCGTCGCCATGGCCCAGGAGCTCGTTCCGGACAGCGCGGGAACGGCCTCCAGTTTCCCTATGGGCTTCAGCTGGGGCGCGGCGGGTGGCGCGCTGATCGTCTTCGGCGGTATCGCGGACCGAATCGGCGTGGTGGCGACGCTTGAAGTGCTGGCACTGATCCCGCTGGCCGCCGTGGCACTGGCCCTGATGCTGCCGCGGGACCGGGAATTCCGAAGGGCCGTTACCCAGGTGCGCAAGGCGGCTGCGGCCGTAGAGGAAGTGAACTGATCTCTGCTGGATGTGGATGCGGGGGTCGTTGTATCGAAATCGAATCCGGGGATGACTGGCAGAACCCCGGTGTTTCAAGGAGACCCATCATGTCCGAACGTGTCGTGCGCCTGACCGAACTTGCGGCGCTGGACGAGGCCATCGCCTCGTCGTCCGAACGTCCCGTGTTCGTCTACAAGCACAGTACGGTGTGCCCGGTGAGCGCCCGGGCCGCCGATCATTACCACGACTTCGCGGACGAACACGCGGACGGAGATACCACCGAGGAGGCGTCCACGCCCCCGCCGCTGTTCACCCAGGTCATGGTCATAGAAAACCGTGATCTTTCCAATGAGATCGAATCCCGCCTTGGGGTCCGGCACGAATCGCCGCAGCTGTTGCTGATCCGGGACGGGAAGGTTGCCTGGCATGCTTCCCATTTTTCCATCACGAGTAAGGACATAAGGAACGCACTGGAGGACTGAGCCATGTCGAGACGAGCCGTCATCGTCGGCGCGGGGGTGACCGGTCTCAGCACGGCCTACCATCTCGCCCGCAAGTCGTACGGAAGCGTCACGGTCGTCGAGAAGGGACGCGTGGGAGACGGCGCCAGCAGCCGGGCCGCAGGGATCGTTACGGGACTGCTCTGGTCGGAAACCGGCGTTCTGGCTCGCAAGATCAGCCTGGCCCGGTTCAGGGAACTGTCCGGAGAACTGGATGGCTACAGGTTCCAGGACGTAGGTTGCCTGAACCTGTTCGATGCGGCGAGCTGGCCGGAACGGGAACGGCTGTTGCCCCTGTACGACCGCCTGGGTGTGGATTACACGGTCATGGACCGGACCGAGATGGCCGCGGCCTGGCCGGACCTGGCGCTGTCCGGTGAGCTGGTCGGGCTCTTCGATCCCCTGGGCGGCTACAGCGAACCGGACCACTACCTCCCGGCCCTGGCGGACGGATGCCGCGCCCTGGGTGTGGAGATCAGGGAGGGCTGCATGGTCTCCGACTTCATCGTGGATGGGGGACGCATGGCGGGCGTCGTCGCCGATGGCAGGCGCATCGAGGCCGATGCCGTGGTGAGTACGGTTCACGTCTGGACCCTTAAGGTTCTGGAAACCATCGGACTGCAACTGCCCTTGAAGTCGTTCGTGCACCAGCGTTACGTCACGGCGCCGCTACCCGCCCCGGTCCGGATCCCCGCGGTCAATGCCAATCCTTACGGCGGATACCTCCGGCCGCATTACGGACAGCGCTTGCTGGCGGGCATTGAGAACCCCGAAGCGACGGAGTTCCGCGTACCCGACCGCAAATTCCTGATGTCGACGATTACCCCGCCGCCCGGGCTCGACGAGGCCGCGCGGGAAAACCTGCTCCCGCTCGTACCCGGGGCCGGTCAGGCTGGCCAGACCGGCCTTATCGGCTGGGAAATAGAGAAGGCGGGACTGCTGTCCTTCTCCGCGGACGGCGAACCGGTACTCGGACCCGTGGAGTGCTTTCCGGGGCTGTACGTGGGCGTCGCCTTCCATTCCGGTGGCTTCGCCTACAACCCGGCGGCAGGCGTATTGCTGGCGGGATGTGTCGCAGACGGGCGGCCAGAAATCGATATCGGGGATTTCTCGCCGAACCGTTTCGATCCCCAGGAGACGGAAGCCTACAACCGGACCCGGATCACCCACGGAAAATACAGCAT encodes:
- a CDS encoding MFS transporter, producing MKSDMQRAKLALLTVVHFLVDLFSSLLTPILPALVSRLQLSLTQAGLLAGLPAMTSSLVQPLMGILGDRMEKRYFIILGPVFCAVFMSAVGLAPSFLVLLLFIILGGFGTASFHPQSVSMAGDVSGSRRGYGVSLFIVGGTAGLAASPFVVPRIVERYGLESLVWLAVPTVIAVLAMARVIPIRNEDRRVTRLADVGASFRPNLWPMVNLTVVGIIRTISGVGFATFFVLLLKDRGLTLQQGGDLLFVFQGGAVIGGFVGGWLSDRLGRSRVIWSTILLSTPFLFASLYDTGPLLPVWLFLGGFMNMASNSVSVAMAQELVPDSAGTASSFPMGFSWGAAGGALIVFGGIADRIGVVATLEVLALIPLAAVALALMLPRDREFRRAVTQVRKAAAAVEEVN
- the ytxJ gene encoding bacillithiol system redox-active protein YtxJ — its product is MSERVVRLTELAALDEAIASSSERPVFVYKHSTVCPVSARAADHYHDFADEHADGDTTEEASTPPPLFTQVMVIENRDLSNEIESRLGVRHESPQLLLIRDGKVAWHASHFSITSKDIRNALED
- a CDS encoding FAD-binding oxidoreductase, which gives rise to MSRRAVIVGAGVTGLSTAYHLARKSYGSVTVVEKGRVGDGASSRAAGIVTGLLWSETGVLARKISLARFRELSGELDGYRFQDVGCLNLFDAASWPERERLLPLYDRLGVDYTVMDRTEMAAAWPDLALSGELVGLFDPLGGYSEPDHYLPALADGCRALGVEIREGCMVSDFIVDGGRMAGVVADGRRIEADAVVSTVHVWTLKVLETIGLQLPLKSFVHQRYVTAPLPAPVRIPAVNANPYGGYLRPHYGQRLLAGIENPEATEFRVPDRKFLMSTITPPPGLDEAARENLLPLVPGAGQAGQTGLIGWEIEKAGLLSFSADGEPVLGPVECFPGLYVGVAFHSGGFAYNPAAGVLLAGCVADGRPEIDIGDFSPNRFDPQETEAYNRTRITHGKYSMPGLTRRH